TTTATTCAACCAGAATGAAATCTTTCCATTGTTAAGTGTCTGAAGCTAGTTTTgagttctgtttctttgttttggagttttgatttgggggccacatttaggTATGTTCAagacttaatcctggttctgcactcaagaattactcctggaagtgcttggagggCTATATGATATGGTGAGGATataacccaggtcagatgcaagAAAAACGACCTAGATGCTTtactatctccctatttttttttcaaatgtaatccctggaaccagaaagataggacagcaggttaggtgctgacttgggttccatccccagctctGTTTATGGTTTCCTTAATATCACtaaggagtaatccttaagctcAGAGGTAGGAATAAATCCTAAGAATAGCTAGCTacgtgactccaaaaccaaaccaaaaaaaaaaaaaaagtgaatcttcTACAAGTCCCACTAACTGCAGAGCCTATGATGAAGCCACTGAAGCTCAACTGGTGACCTTTTTCCTCAGAAGTGCTGGGGAGCTTCAgggtcccaccccacccccaaccccacccaTGTTAAGTCACTTCATGCAAACCTCTCTcagcttctcctcttccttccttttccaccAAGACCTCCACATCAGACCCATGGGGAATCCAGGAGCATGAGAGCTACCAGCTCCAGACTGTACCCAGGGGTGATCCCAAATCCTAGTCATCTGCTTCCTAATATCTTGCTTGCTAGAAAACCTCAGCTTAACTCTCAGCTTAAACTCTCCCTGAGATAAATCAGACTTAAGAAATGACTACaaaggaccagagtggtggcacgagccataaggcatctgccttgcgcgtgctagcctaggatggacctcggttcaatcccccggcatcccatatgatcccccaagccaggagtgatttctgagcgcatagccaggagtaacccctgagcatcactggttgtggcccaaaataacaaaaaaaaaaaaaaaagaaaaaagaaatgactacAACTAAATGTATGGGACCCCAACCTGGACCTCACCTTACTGATCACCCCTTTTCCCCAGTACACCCCCAACCCTCATGCTGTACTCTTCCTCTTCCTGCACAGGACATCCAGCATATGCTGACCTTCCAGCCCTTGCGGTTCATCCAGGAGCACGTCCTGATTTCTGCCTTTGAGGTCAGCGGCCCTGGCAGTCTGACCCAGCCTGTGCAATATTCCCAAATCATGGTCTCCGGACCCAAGGAAACCCCAGGAGGCCCAACGCTGCACAGCCTATCTGAGATTTCCTACCTCGGACAGCACGATGTTTCTGGCCTACAGCCCCCAACCATGCCCTCTCCCCGGACAATGGCCCCCCTTTCCTATGCCTCCCAGACTGCCACTGAAGTCAGACCCCCAGCATACACACCTCAGAAAACCCCAGAAGCTAGGCCCCTCATCTATGCTCCACAAGCCAAAGCTGAGGTCCAGCCATCTTCCTGCAGCCCTCCAGCTGCTGCAGCCAGCTGGCCTCCTTTCTATGGGGTATTCATGGAAGGTTCTGGCAAAGACTCCCTGCCTGGGACACCACataatcccaagcaccaccaatcTGATGATCACTTCCAAAAAGGGGCTTCTTCTGGACACTGCAGCCTAAGCAGCCTCTCTCTGAATGGAGTTAACTCTTTGGTCATGGAGGAGCCCCAAGACACCAGTTCCTTCCACCCCCACCTGGGAATTTATACAACCCCAAATGAACTGCCCAAAGGGGAGCCAGGGCCATCAGGCTACTTAAAGGACCAActgcccctcctctcctctctccagaTTGAAGGGCACCCCGGGTCCTTCCCGTTACAAACACCTTCCTTCCAGTGCTCCCCCACAGACCAGGGTCGCCATCCCTGGGGCTTACTGGAGTCCCTGGTGTGTTCTGAGGACAAGGGTGCGGTGTCCGAGACTAAAGCCAAAAGCCAGGCCCCTGGGACCTCAGAGCCAGAGCCACAGGCAGAGCTGGACACTCTGTTCAAAGGCCTGGCATTGACTGTGCAGTGGGAGCCATGAGGGCATCTCAGAGCAGACCTGGGCTGGGGCCAACTACAAGCTGTCCCCTCTCTGGCATCTGAGCAGCTCTGTGGGTGCCCTGGAGAGAGCTCCAGGGTTTTCCCCAGGGTGTGCTCTGACTGGACTGGCATGAACAGACACCACAGAAGCTCCTGATGGAGGGGCCACCTTGTGCTCTCAGAGCAGTGAACATTCACAGTGCATAGGTACAGGCCTGGGAAGCCTTGGCATCCCCCTGGCTCCTTCTGCCCACTTCCGGGCCATCCAGAGCTGAAGCCAGATTCTCAGCACTTCACTCCTAGCCAGTTTCAGAAGTTTGTGCCATCTGGGTACCCATCTCCTCTGGGAAGATTTAAAAAGAAGCCTGGAGAAGAGCACCCTGGAGCAGCTTGGAAGGACAAGCACAACTTGCACTTCTACCAGGGCTAGCAGTGGCATGGTGGCCAGACACAACTGCAGGGATTGCAGCCTCAGGCTCTGTCACTGTGAGGGTTCCCCTGAACTCATTCTTGACTATAGGCACAGGCAAGGAACCTGGAACCCCCAAGGAGAAATAACCACAAACTATACTTCAAAAAGTTGGAAAAAGAGTTTTGAGCTCAGCCCATCTGTGTTCAAATTCCAGTTCCACCACTTCCTGCTTGGGAACTTCAGACCTGTGACTCATTGCTGGAAGTTTCTGCTTCCTCTTCTGTTAAGAGGGGATAACACCAGCCTCAGGGGTGGGTGAGGAGGAAATTAAATATGTGTGTGGAGAGCTGAATGGGGCAGTGCCCATGGGCAGGACCCAATCAATATACTGTTTCCTACTGTGTTTTTTGAATTGGGAGGTTCCTAAAGCAATGGCCCCCTCTGACCCACACACACCCCTGGGCTCCCCCGTCTCCTGAGAGATTCTCTaggtcaatatatatatatatatatatatatatatatatatatatatatatatatatatatatatatatatatattggactGGCCTGTCTAGCAAGAGAATGGCAGGAACAGACAGTGATAAATGGGACGGCCTTCTCCCTGAGACTATAGGTGGAGGctggtttgttttcattttggagcAGTAGAGCAAGTGGGGAGCAGCACTCTCAGTGGGACTCCTCTCATTCCACTAGAACCAGGGTCTTTTCATGAAGCCACCCATGCTGTGCCCCCCTGAGACTCCTGTGGGAGTGAGAAGGACATAGTAGGCATACAAGCCTCACACCATTGCAGACCTGTAATCTTGGGGGATAAGGTTATGGCACATGTGGAAAGGAGGAGAGTAAGGGATCAGTGAGGTGTGAATGAATGCCCCCATCTTTCTCCCATCCCAAAGCCCTTCCTAAACATCCGGTTCCAAGTTTAGTCACCTCAGCATGACCCTACAGGCAATAGATgccctttctctgcactcagataggctccatctcctcccctccccaccctgcACCAGGTGGTGGAGCTCTTATCTGGgtgtaaattaatatttaacatcTCTTCAGGGTCAGAGGTTTAGAACCAATCTCTACCATGAGGAGTAGACTGCCCTctctcctgagcacccccagctCATGCTCTCTCAAAGTCTCTCCTTGCAGCATTATTATTGGCTGGAATATTGCTCCCCGCACATCTCCCCAGCCCTCTGCTAGCAAATCTGTTTCAAGTTATTTGAGGCAAACTTGGTCACAGGTTGACTGTTCTCCAGTTAGTCACAAGAAAGTGCTTCACAGCTGGACTCTTCCCACCACATACACTGGATGAACAGTCCCAGTGCATTATCAAAAGCCATAAATAaaagctggagcgatagcatagcgtggagggcatttgtcttgcacatggctgacctgagtttgatctccggaatccaatatggttctctgagcactaccaggagtgattcctaagagcagagtcaggagtaagtcctttgtactgccaggtgtgcccctccaaaagaaaatagccataaacagggccagagaggctGTAAAGGGtttacagtgcttgccttgcatgcagatggcccAGGTAAGATTCCTagaactgtatatggtcccctgagcaccactaggagagttccctaagcacagaaccaaatgtgatccctgagcatcactggataatccccacacccaaataaataaataaataaataaataaataaataaataaataaataaataaataaataaataaataaataatggagctggagtgatagtacagtaggtaaggcacacTCTTTCTTTTCACataactgacctggattcgatccccagtatcctatatggtcccccaacccctgctaagagtgacccaggagtaagccccgagcatagacaggtatgacctcaaaacaaaaaaaaaaatttttttccagaaagagcTCACAGGATCACAAATCTCCCTGAGTTCTTCGGCGTGAGACACTTCCCACATCTCCCTGACTCTTTGAGAGCAGAGTCTGCCTAAATGACTTGGAGTTCAGTGACCCTCAGAGTGGAGCCCTTTCTCTGTACCCAGATAGCCACCCCCCTCTCCACCCTGCACCTGGTGGTGGATGTCCCCACTGTCATTAATGTTCCGACTGATGGGGTAGCCAGAGCTCAGGATACAAATACCCTCCATTTCAGGCCTCCCAAGCAGGCTGACCAGGCCTGCAGATGCAGCTACAAAGCTATTTTGAGTGTTGGAGACCCCTGGGAGTTAGGCCAGGGCTTTGTTATCCCTAACTGCCCTAGGCCCTGGCACCATTGCAGAATCTTCACAGCTGAGGCACACTCCACCCAAAAGAAAGCAAGTTTCTAAGGTGCTGCCTGCAGGATGACCTGGCAGAGCCCATCCCAGGGCACTAGGAGGAGTAGGATGAAGAGGAAGAGGCACTCAATCATGTTGCAGGTACTTGGTATTATGTCTTGTCCCTCCTCTCATTCACCTTCTGTGAAAGGTGGGATTAGTCTTGTGCATAATGGAAAAGGTTGTTCAAAGAAATTGCTTGTCAGTTTCCTGCTTTGCCTCAGCACCAGGATTCCAGGAGCTTACCACCTTCACAGCCCTGCCCCAGAGCTGCTGAGAACAGTACCAGGTTCTGACCCAGGCCAGGGAAAGGATAGGGCTTCTACCTGGAGGTTCCCAAATCACAGCCTCAAATCTTGCCCTGGAGTCATGCTCCCTTTCCTTTTGACTCTGGTTGGGGGAGATGCTATGAGGCAGTGTCACTTCAAGGCCTGCAGCCTGAACACCCTGCCCTTCTGTGCCCTGGATCCTGGAAATGGTTGGTTGCCCAAGTATCCACCTATGGGCAAGGATTGATGGGATCAGACTCTGTGGATCCTGGAGCTTCAGGTCCCCCTCTGCCCCCAGGTCTGGATACCAGAAGTCACTACTGCCATTGTCTTCACCAGAAAGTGGGCACAGCCCATTGCTGAGGCAAGAGAGGCACAGGGTGGCCCCATCCCGGGATGTTCGAGCCATTTTTCCTTCCCACTCTAAGGAGTACCAGGAAGATAAATTTTGCCTGAAGATGTGAGAAGAACAAGAACTGGAAGTAAATGAACTATAAGTAAGAATGGAGAAAGGAGGTGGATCTGCTTTGGGCCAGGTAGTTTTCTATGTGGCCCCCAGGTGGAGCCATCAGCCAAAACACAgtttggtcacacacacacacacacacacacacacacacacacacacacacacacacacacacacacacacacacacacacacacacacacacacaagccagTTCAGGCCAGCTGATAGGTGAAACTGGGTTCAACAGACTGTCATTAATGTTCCTCAACTCAGAgaaggaaattaaattaaaacaggaAACATTTTTTTAGACTAGAATTCTTTAACCACCGATCTGTGGTGCTAGTCATGGTGTAGAAAGATTGGAAACCCCTATTCTACTTTCTTGGTTATAAATGTcagcccagggcccggagagatagcacagcagcattcgcctcgcaagcagccaatccaggaccaaaggtggttggttcgaatcccggtgtcccatatggtcccccgtgcctgtcaggagctatttctgagcagacagccaggagtaacccctgagcaccgccgggtgtggccccaaaaccaaaaaaaaaaaaatgtcagcccATAGACTAGTATGCAGAGCAAGGACTGATCACTGGTGTAAAGAGGCGGAAGAATGCTGTTTGAAATGATAGCCATGAttccaacaaaaaaaagaaaaaagaaagaaaaaaagggcccggagagatagcacagcgttgtttgccttgcaagcagccgatccaggaccaaaggtggttggttcgaatcccagtgtcccacatggtcccccgtgcctgccaggagctatttctgagcagacagccaggagtaacccctgagcaccgccaggtgtggcccaaaaaccaaaaaaaaaaaaaaaagtaaagaaatgataGCCATGATTCAGACACTCTCATTTGAAGTTAATCTGAAACTATTCTACAAGATATGTATCCATCAGTTCATTCACCATGTGTGTTTATAGATTGTTTTATTCAATTTTCAATGCACCCCCATCAAggcaagtattattattattcatctaCAAATTGGGAAACTGAGTCACAGAGAAGTTAAAATATAAGTCATACACGGTAAATTCAAACTTTGAAAATCCAATTCCAGAATCTTACTTGCTATTTATCTCTTGGAGGGAAagaataagaaggaaggaaggaaggaaggaaggaaggaaggaaggaaggaaggaaggaaggaaggaaggaaggaaggaaggaaggaaggaaggaaggaaggaaggaaggaaggaaggaaggaaggaaggaaggaaggaaggaaggagagagctaGAGATATAGTAATAGCaaatgtggtgcttgccttgcttgcggccaacccaggtttgatccctgatacctccTATGGTTCTCTCAACCCTGTCAGTAgtggtttcctgagtgcagagccagaaggcctGAGCACTCCTGTGGAGTGctgtggagtggagtggagtggagtggagtgtggagagagagagagagagagagagagagagagagagagagagagagagagagagagagagagagtgctgtggagtggagtggagtggagtggagtgtggagagagagagagagagagagagagagagagagagagagagagagaagtagggaGGCCAGGAAGATTAattcttttgatttggggggccatacccagagatgctaatgggttactcctcgttctgcactcaggaatcacttctggcaggctctgaggaatgccagagattgaatctgagttggctatgtgcaaggcaagctcctacccaatgtactatctctggcccaggattcattcatttgtaaataaacatatatCTTGGGCCAGCTATGTATCAGACACTATTTTGGTCTGGTGATTCAGTGAACAGAAGAGGCAATTTTCTGTGGTCTTAAAGCTTATCCTCAAttgggccaggcagtggcgctggaggtaaggtgcctgccttgcctgcgctagccttggatgaaccgcggttcgatcccccggcgtcccatatggtcccccaagccaggagtgacttctgagcacatagccaggagtaacccctgagcatcaccgggtgtggcccaaaaaccaaaaaaaaaaaaaaaaagcttatccTCAATTTATAGAAAAAGAGAAGTGGAGGCCCTGGGAGCCAAGTATAAAACTAAGGATAGAGCACTGCCTCGTATGTGCAAAGTCCTGGGTTTGACCTCTGATACCACAGGTGCGTCATatccccacccctaccccactCTCCAATAGCACAGCCATGTGAGACCCTAGGGTCCCTGGAGTCCCTCTAGGCCCACTAAGGGCAGGAATGGttctcacaataaaaaaaaattaaattgagtaaaatgaaagacatgactttttttttaagtaagaaaggaggcttgaaaacatttttaaaaggatgAGACATCCCAGAGTTGGGATTTAAACTGAGATTTATAGAGTTCAAGGCCTGGCTTTTTTCATTCAGCTTGGTGGCCTGGGGGGTTGCAGAATATAGAATAGTCTGGTCTGTGGAGGAGTGAGTGATCTTTGGGATTTAGTCAGCAAGAGGATATGTGGGAATCACAGCAAGGGGGAAGGAAAGTTTTCGACTGCCCTAGAACTGTAGAGTGCTCAGGAGTGTTCATTTAACAGCTTCTGCCAGGTATGTGCTAGCAGCTTCAACTTTCCTAAGAGACTTTTTTCTGTCTGAACACAAGGCAAAAGTATCACACACAGACACCCTGaaatagctctctctctctctctctctctctctctctctctctctctctctctctctctctcacacacacacacacacacacacacacaaacacacacaacctggagtatctctcttttctctctcacacacaccctgaagtctctctctctctctttctctctctctctctctctctctctctctctctctcacacacacacacacacacacacacacacacacacacacatacacacacacacacatgcacactccTTGTGGAAGGACCACCTCAGGGACCAGTTCTGTCTGCTTCCTTTGTATTAAGGTCCTCTAAGGGCCTTGCAGGTTTGACTCACCCCACCCTGAAGAGCTTTCTTGGGTAGTCGATATAAAGTGAAAGAGCCACTCTGCTCTCCCCATTAAAAATGGCTAGTAAGAGAAGCAAGTTTTCAAAAGAGGCAGAAAGGTGAGATTTGAGGCTGAAGAACTCATTTGtgttctctcccctctccctcccagtCTCCCTACTTGCTTTGCCTGTCCCTCCCCTCACCTCCTttgcctcctctctcctcctcccttgcTCCAcccgtctctgtctctcttcagtGAGGTACTAATAAGCGTGACACCCGTGACACTGGCTCAAGGCCCTGGGAGGAGGCCAGGGCTGGATGCTGTGTGCTGGACACACATTGGCACAGCCTTTCCAACCTGCTCACGCTGAGAACTGGCCCGCCTCACTGGCCCCGTATTTTCCTGCTCTACATTGGGACTTTCTCCCTGTTGAGGCTTTTACTCCCCTTTACATCCTCAGTGCCCCCAGGTCTACAAAGGATGGTTGAGAATGAATGTGAGGGCCAATCCCTGCCTGATACAGGGAGAGGAGTGTCCCTTCCAGGGAAGAGAAGCCTCGGGGCCACAGTGGACACCTAAGCCATCGGGAAGATGGCTTAGGCAGAACGGAGACAGTCCCCCAGTCTCCTGTGGAGACCTGGCCCCTCACTTACAGGACATTGGCCGGGTGCTGTGTGGTAATAGCTGAATGTTCCTTCTGAGCAGAGACCCACTGAGAGGTCACTTTAAAGTGTGGGTGTCCAggctttttccatttcttcagaAAGGGGAGTCAGATCCAAGAAGCTTGGTGTCTCCCCATGGGACCCAGTAGTACTAAGGGATAGTGGAGAGGTTGGATCAAACCCCAGCCCCTGGGTAAGCCAGAGAGTGGGACTCAGGGGAGCAGTAGTGGTTGGGGGGAGCAGTGAGTGGAGGCCAGTGGGGGTGGGGACAGCTGCACCTGTTACTCAGCCTCAGCAGGGCTGGAAGGAGAGAGCGGCCCCTCCTGGCCGCCCCCCCAAGTTCCCATCCATTGTCATCACACTGTCTTGGATACTGTCTCATTGCTCTATTTAAGGCCGTGCAGGCTCCAGGATCACATTCTGCTCCCAGTCCCTGCCAAGCCCATCTCTTCTCGGAACCGCTCTCATCCTCCAGAACCTTCTCCCCAGAGACCTCCTAAGTGGACTCAGCTGCCTCTGTGAGTCACTTTCAGGGATCAAGGAAGAGAGGGACATCTCCAGAGAGTGAGGATCCCTGCTTTCCACTGGAAAGTGATATGCCTATGATGGGATGGGAGTGagaatgttgtgtgtgtgtgtgtgtgtgtgtgtgtgtgtgtgtaagaggcTTGAGAGATTTGAGAAGAGAAAATATACATGTGTTTCATTTTTCTGAGGGAAAACAGTTGTGGCCCCTTGCCTCCACCCGCTGCCCATCGCACCCTTCCCTGTGGCCACGGAGCTGAGCAAGCCAAGCCTCAGGCAAGTAGAAGCGGAAGAGCAGATGTTTGTGGGTGCCCTGGGAAGTGGAGAAAGGATCAGATCCCAGTACACCTGGAGCAGACTGGGGTCCCTTGCAGGAGGAAAGCCCATCGGGGAATTCCTGGAGAAGTTGGAGGTACCACCTCCAGCCTGACTTACTGACAGGAAGCTGGAGCCCGAATGCAGGATGTTGCCTCTGGTTATTCCTTATTCCTCAGCAGTTGGGTCAGGACTTGGTAGAGCCCATGCTCCAGCCTGTCCAAATAGCCCAGATAGACCTGGACCCCTTGACTCAGTTTCCCACCCCAGATCCCCAGGGGCCAGGGTATACTCCCCCAGCCTatgtggaggaagagggaggctAACCCTGTCCCATGGGTTCCCAGAAAGCCTCCTTGGGAGGAACATAGAGAGACCCAGAGCTTTGCACCCAGAAGAGGGTACCTAGAGGG
This window of the Suncus etruscus isolate mSunEtr1 chromosome 6, mSunEtr1.pri.cur, whole genome shotgun sequence genome carries:
- the IL22RA1 gene encoding interleukin-22 receptor subunit alpha-1, producing MRTLLAILAAGSLVAHIAEDTSNLLQHVKFQSSNFENILTWESGTESTPDTVYSVEYKMYGEKNWLAKEGCQRITQKSCNLTLETNSIMDLYYARVTALTRDSRSATKMTDRFCPQQHTTLKPPDVTCIPKVRSIQMIVHPTFTPIRSEEGHQLTLQDIFNDLSYSLELRINHTYQTYLEGKQKEYEFFGLTPNTEFSVIIIISIPTWSKESAPYVCRVKTLPDPTWTYSISGAFLFSMGFLAAGLCYLGYRYITKPPPPPKSLDIQHMLTFQPLRFIQEHVLISAFEVSGPGSLTQPVQYSQIMVSGPKETPGGPTLHSLSEISYLGQHDVSGLQPPTMPSPRTMAPLSYASQTATEVRPPAYTPQKTPEARPLIYAPQAKAEVQPSSCSPPAAAASWPPFYGVFMEGSGKDSLPGTPHNPKHHQSDDHFQKGASSGHCSLSSLSLNGVNSLVMEEPQDTSSFHPHLGIYTTPNELPKGEPGPSGYLKDQLPLLSSLQIEGHPGSFPLQTPSFQCSPTDQGRHPWGLLESLVCSEDKGAVSETKAKSQAPGTSEPEPQAELDTLFKGLALTVQWEP